In a single window of the Mustela nigripes isolate SB6536 chromosome 17, MUSNIG.SB6536, whole genome shotgun sequence genome:
- the BLOC1S3 gene encoding biogenesis of lysosome-related organelles complex 1 subunit 3 has protein sequence MASQGRRRRPPRRPETVVPGEAAETDSELSASSSEEELYLGPSGPTRGRPTGLRVAGEAAETDSDPEPEPTAAPGDLPALVVQRDTAGEAWGAEETPAPAPTRSLLQLRLAESQARLDHDVAAAVSGVYRRAGRDVAALASRLAAAQATGLAAAHSVRLARGDLCALAERLDIVAGCRLLPDIRGVPGTESEQDPGPRA, from the coding sequence ATGGCGTCCCAGGGTCGTCGGCGGAGACCGCCGCGGAGGCCCGAGACGGTGGTGCCGGGGGAGGCGGCCGAGACCGACTCGGAGCTCTCTGCGTCCTCGTCGGAGGAGGAGCTGTACCTGGGTCCCTCGGGCCCGACGCGCGGCCGCCCCACGGGGCTGCGGGTGGCCGGGGAAGCCGCGGAAACCGACTCGGACCCGGAGCCGGAGCCGACCGCCGCGCCGGGGGACCTGCCTGCGCTGGTGGTGCAGCGGGATACGGCCGGGGAGGCCTGGGGCGCGGAGGAGACCCCGGCGCCGGCCCCTACGCGCTCGCTGCTGCAGCTCCGGCTGGCCGAGAGCCAGGCGCGGCTGGATCACGACGTGGCGGCCGCGGTGAGCGGCGTGTACCGTCGCGCGGGCCGCGACGTGGCCGCCCTGGCCAGTAGGCTCGCGGCCGCCCAGGCGACAGGGTTGGCGGCGGCCCACAGCGTGCGCCTGGCGCGGGGAGACCTCTGCGCGCTGGCCGAGCGTCTGGACATTGTGGCCGGCTGCCGCCTGCTGCCCGACATCCGCGGCGTGCCGGGGACCGAATCTGAGCAAGACCCCGGACCGAGGGCCTAG
- the TRAPPC6A gene encoding trafficking protein particle complex subunit 6A isoform X4, whose amino-acid sequence MADVALFEFLHTEMVAELWAHHSDPGPGGQKMSLCVLEGMGFRVGQALGERLPQETLAFREELDILKFLCKDLWVAVFQKQMDSLRTNHQGTYVLQDNSFPLLIRMASGLQYLEEAPKFLAFTCGLLRGALSTLGIKSLVTASVASLPTCKFQVVIQKT is encoded by the exons ATGGCGGACGTGGCACTCTTCGAGTTTCTGCATACCGAGATGGTGGCGGAGCTGTGGGCGCACCACTCCGACCCTGGCCCTGGG GGACAGAAGATGAGCCTGTGTGTCCTGGAGGGCATGGGCTTCCGtgtgggccaggccctgggagaGAG gctgCCCCAGGAGACGCTGGCCTTCAGGGAGGAGCTGGACATCCTCAAGTTCCTGTGCAAAGACCTGTGGGTGGCCGTGTTCCAAAAGCAGATGGACAGCCTCCGTACCAATCACCAG GGGACCTACGTCCTACAGGATAACAGCTTCCCCCTCCTCATCCGGATGGCCTCGGGCCTGCAGTATCTGGAGGAAGCACCCAAG TTCCTGGCCTTCACCTGCGGCCTTCTGCGAGGCGCCCTCAGCACCCTGGGCATCAAGAGCCTGGTCACCGCCTCCGTGGCATCCCTGCCCACCT
- the TRAPPC6A gene encoding trafficking protein particle complex subunit 6A isoform X3 produces the protein MADVALFEFLHTEMVAELWAHHSDPGPGGQKMSLCVLEGMGFRVGQALGERLPQETLAFREELDILKFLCKDLWVAVFQKQMDSLRTNHQVCCARPGPASRLPTAAPTGFFSVPRGPTSYRITASPSSSGWPRACSIWRKHPSSWPSPAAFCEAPSAPWASRAWSPPPWHPCPPVSSRW, from the exons ATGGCGGACGTGGCACTCTTCGAGTTTCTGCATACCGAGATGGTGGCGGAGCTGTGGGCGCACCACTCCGACCCTGGCCCTGGG GGACAGAAGATGAGCCTGTGTGTCCTGGAGGGCATGGGCTTCCGtgtgggccaggccctgggagaGAG gctgCCCCAGGAGACGCTGGCCTTCAGGGAGGAGCTGGACATCCTCAAGTTCCTGTGCAAAGACCTGTGGGTGGCCGTGTTCCAAAAGCAGATGGACAGCCTCCGTACCAATCACCAGGTGTGCTGCGCGCGCCCCGGCCCAGCTTCCAGACTGCCAACTGCAG cccccactgggTTCTTCTCTGTCCCCAGGGGACCTACGTCCTACAGGATAACAGCTTCCCCCTCCTCATCCGGATGGCCTCGGGCCTGCAGTATCTGGAGGAAGCACCCAAG TTCCTGGCCTTCACCTGCGGCCTTCTGCGAGGCGCCCTCAGCACCCTGGGCATCAAGAGCCTGGTCACCGCCTCCGTGGCATCCCTGCCCACCT
- the TRAPPC6A gene encoding trafficking protein particle complex subunit 6A isoform X1 translates to MADVALFEFLHTEMVAELWAHHSDPGPGGGGGVTGPMSASRQTRASKGPEGCPVTASRKLCPHQVRSPQGQKMSLCVLEGMGFRVGQALGERLPQETLAFREELDILKFLCKDLWVAVFQKQMDSLRTNHQVCCARPGPASRLPTAAPTGFFSVPRGPTSYRITASPSSSGWPRACSIWRKHPSSWPSPAAFCEAPSAPWASRAWSPPPWHPCPPVSSRW, encoded by the exons ATGGCGGACGTGGCACTCTTCGAGTTTCTGCATACCGAGATGGTGGCGGAGCTGTGGGCGCACCACTCCGACCCTGGCCCTGGG ggaggaggtggggtcaCAGGGCCCATGTCTGCCTCACGCCAGACGCGTGCCAGCAAGGGACCAGAGGGCTGCCCGGTGACAGCCAGCAGGAAGCTGTGTCCTCACCAGGTCCGGTCCCCACAG GGACAGAAGATGAGCCTGTGTGTCCTGGAGGGCATGGGCTTCCGtgtgggccaggccctgggagaGAG gctgCCCCAGGAGACGCTGGCCTTCAGGGAGGAGCTGGACATCCTCAAGTTCCTGTGCAAAGACCTGTGGGTGGCCGTGTTCCAAAAGCAGATGGACAGCCTCCGTACCAATCACCAGGTGTGCTGCGCGCGCCCCGGCCCAGCTTCCAGACTGCCAACTGCAG cccccactgggTTCTTCTCTGTCCCCAGGGGACCTACGTCCTACAGGATAACAGCTTCCCCCTCCTCATCCGGATGGCCTCGGGCCTGCAGTATCTGGAGGAAGCACCCAAG TTCCTGGCCTTCACCTGCGGCCTTCTGCGAGGCGCCCTCAGCACCCTGGGCATCAAGAGCCTGGTCACCGCCTCCGTGGCATCCCTGCCCACCT
- the TRAPPC6A gene encoding trafficking protein particle complex subunit 6A isoform X2 — protein MADVALFEFLHTEMVAELWAHHSDPGPGGGGGVTGPMSASRQTRASKGPEGCPVTASRKLCPHQVRSPQGQKMSLCVLEGMGFRVGQALGERLPQETLAFREELDILKFLCKDLWVAVFQKQMDSLRTNHQGTYVLQDNSFPLLIRMASGLQYLEEAPKFLAFTCGLLRGALSTLGIKSLVTASVASLPTCKFQVVIQKT, from the exons ATGGCGGACGTGGCACTCTTCGAGTTTCTGCATACCGAGATGGTGGCGGAGCTGTGGGCGCACCACTCCGACCCTGGCCCTGGG ggaggaggtggggtcaCAGGGCCCATGTCTGCCTCACGCCAGACGCGTGCCAGCAAGGGACCAGAGGGCTGCCCGGTGACAGCCAGCAGGAAGCTGTGTCCTCACCAGGTCCGGTCCCCACAG GGACAGAAGATGAGCCTGTGTGTCCTGGAGGGCATGGGCTTCCGtgtgggccaggccctgggagaGAG gctgCCCCAGGAGACGCTGGCCTTCAGGGAGGAGCTGGACATCCTCAAGTTCCTGTGCAAAGACCTGTGGGTGGCCGTGTTCCAAAAGCAGATGGACAGCCTCCGTACCAATCACCAG GGGACCTACGTCCTACAGGATAACAGCTTCCCCCTCCTCATCCGGATGGCCTCGGGCCTGCAGTATCTGGAGGAAGCACCCAAG TTCCTGGCCTTCACCTGCGGCCTTCTGCGAGGCGCCCTCAGCACCCTGGGCATCAAGAGCCTGGTCACCGCCTCCGTGGCATCCCTGCCCACCT